The proteins below come from a single Chrysoperla carnea chromosome 1, inChrCarn1.1, whole genome shotgun sequence genomic window:
- the LOC123305815 gene encoding glycogen debranching enzyme, which produces MFDAIDNNSQTSEDNIFKRAFLWCVYKLLYFTRYIKRVIAPTDFDIGVDDSKSTVVESSDNMVYIQSLSTQIRVLTLNDGEHQDSTLYRLEKNYILQFRLGPSLLGKRVTIYCNYPSTDLAYQFDQTNDKGEPVFVRNQYLALPWHRDEDTKYTDETSSYCEIEVQIPGSFHYYFIYDSAEGKGPQGSGFFIVDPELRVGPGRGERLPLDCVQCQTVISKQLGPLSTWESKLRVSLESGYNAIHFTPVTALGASNSAYSLCDQMKLNPIFNEGSQQVTFNDVDHIISKMRIDWKMISICDIVLNHTANETEWLHKHPECTYNCLNCPHLRPACLLDAALYRLTLDIQQGVWELKGIPRQVTSEDHLNAIRHVLYTEYLPKINIPELYLCHVGNYVTEFLNIARNRVPPIASNLESREALKITPDPQYRRLKAKIDMEIALRLYNTYRQDCYDEESRLKKCAEEFKARLEQLNHEKYEEIQGHLHAAVENCLANMRYQRIQADGPKITDVSAKNPLVPRYFTQYGSASTLPELEKQMYSPDGCFLMAHNGWVMDADPLQNFAAPESNIYLRREIIAWGDSVKLRYGEKPEDCPFLWSYMKGYVEQTARIFDGVRLDNCHSTPLAVAEYMLDAARRVRPDLYVVAELFTNSDQKDNIFVNRLGVTSLIREAMSAWDSHEEGRLVYRYGGEPVGAFRQPRVRPLTPSIAHAMFLDLTHDNPSPIDKRSVFDLLPSTALVNMAACASGSNRGYDELVPHHIHVVDETREYTEWADVEGMVMGCPRYVGFNSGIIAAKKALNDLHYRLGIDGFNQVFVDQMDGDVVAVTRHCPETHQSVVLVAFTAFSHPPENAAYEQRNIRPLRVEGVVDEVILEASLAHANARSGGSRYSNPKNYNKDNIYINGLNEYEIEIREHLQLQQSSMIEKVESNEANITQMRFKNFKPGFIVAIKVSLQNNVRPAISKLRQYITEFNDPTSYSELSKIVSNLSLADLNRILYRCDQEERDDGKGIGAYDIPGHGPLVYCGLQGIMSLLANIRPNNDLGHPLCNNLRDGNWLIEYIANRLRSEQSTSELAQWFENTMRNLKEIPRYLIPSYFDVILTGTYVLLVQQCYVLMSDFIKQGSFFVRALALGSVQCAGIVKSANLPALSPNLSPPAPPRQINDKGEPVQMFVTLSAGLPHFSVGYMRNWGRDTFISLRGLFILTGRYQDARYHILAYAQCLRHGLIPNLLDSGKNARYNCRDAIWWWLYCIQSYIKEVPNGINILNDPVSRIFPQDESPPFEPGQVDQPLYDVIQEALTVHFQGLCFRERNAGRQIDAHMADRGFNNQIGVHPDTGFVFGGNESNCGTWMDKMGSSDKAGIRGKPATPRDGSAIELVGLSYNTLIWLSEMSKAGEFPYGSVQRKHRDGSLTTWTYKQWAEKIAANFERHFWINTQPSSSEPRPDLVHRRGIYKDTHGSSQPWSDYQFRCNFPIAMVVAPEMFNPQHAWIALKKAEELLLGPLGMKTLDPKDWAYNGNYDNTNDSDDPKVAHGFNYHQGPEWVWPLGWFLRAKLYFSQENGELIKTINFTRAVLSKHLQELQTSPWRGLPELTNKDGAYCAGSSRTQAWSNACILEVLYDLQQLEEKEPIVLTSADY; this is translated from the exons atGTTCGACGCCATTGACAACAATAGCCAGACATCTGAggacaacatttttaaaagagcATTTCTTTGGTGCGTGTACAAGTTATTATATTTCACTCGTTACATCAAGCGT GTAATTGCACCAACTGATTTCGATATTGGTGTTGATGACTCAAAATCTACGGTCGTAGAATCATCAGACAACATGGTCTATATACAAAGTTTATCAACACAAATACGTGTATTAACATTAAATGATGGCGAACATCAAGATTCAACATTATATCGTTTggagaaaaattatatattacaatttCGTTTAGGTCCCAGTTTATTGGGTAAACGTGTcacaatttattgtaattatccAAGTACCGATTTAGCATATCAATTTGATCAGACAAATGATAAGGGTGAACCGGTATTTGTACGTAATCAATATCTTGCATTACCTTGGCATCGTGATGAGGATACTAAATACACTGACGAAACATCTTCGTATTGTGAAATTGAAGTACAAATTCCTGGCAGTTTTCATTACTACTTTATCTATGATTCAGC gGAAGGAAAAGGTCCACAAGGATCAGGATTCTTTATTGTAGATCCGGAATTACGTGTAGGTCCTGGACGTGGAGAACGATTGCCTTTGGATTGTGTTCAGTGTCAAACAGTTATATCCAAACAATTGGGTCCTTTATCAACATGGGAATCAAAATTACGTGTTTCTCTAGAATCTGGTTACAATGCAATTCATTTTACTCCAGTAACA GCCTTAGGAGCATCAAATTCAGCATACAGTTTATGCGATCAAATGAAACTAAATCCAATATTTAACGAAGGCTCACAACAGGTGACATTTAACGATGTCGatcatattatatcaaaaatgcGTATCGATTGGAAAATGATATCGATTTGTGATATTGTTCTAAATCATACCGCAAATGAAACTGAATGGTTACATAAACATCCTGAATGTACATACAATTGTCTTAATTGTCCACATTTAAGACCTGCATGTCTTCTGGATGCTGCCCTTTATCGACTTACTTTAGATATACAACAAGGTGTTTGGGAATTAAAAGGGATACCACGCCAAGTTACTTCTGAAGATCACttaaat GCAATAAGGCATGTTTTATACACTGAATACttgccaaaaataaatattcctgAATTATATTTGTGCCATGTAGGAAATTACGTTACGGAATTCCTTAATATTGCCAGAAATCGTGTACCACCAATTGCAAGTAATTTAGAAAGTCGTGAAGCATTAAAAATTACGCCTGATCCACAATATCGTCGATTAAAGGCTAAAATTGATATGGAAATTGCTTTGCGGCTATATAACACATATag ACAAGATTGTTATGATGAAGAAtcccgtttaaaaaaatgtgctgAAGAATTTAAAGCACGTTTAGAGCAAttaaatcatgaaaaatatGAGGAAATTCAAGGTCATTTACATGCAGCTGTCGAAAATTGTTTAGCAAATATGCGTTATCAACGAATCCAAGCTGATGGACCAAAAATTACTGATGTATCTGCTAAAAATCCACTCGTACCCAGATATTTCACACAGTATGGTTCAGCGAGTACTTTACCTGaattagaaaaacaaatgtATAGCCCCGATGGTTGTTTCTTAATGGCTCATAATGGATGGGTAATGGATGCAGATCCATTGCAAAATTTTGCTGCACCagaatcaaatatatatttgcgACGTGAAATTATTGCCTGGGGTGATAGTGTGAAATTACGGTATGGTGAAAAACCAGAAGATTGTCCATTTTTATGGTCATATATGAAAGGATACGTCGAACAAACGGCACGTATATTTGATGGTGTTCGCTTGGACAATTGTCATTCGACACCCTTAGCCGTGGCTGAGTATATGTTGGACGCAGCTCGGCGTGTTCGTCCTGATTTATATGTCGTTGCAGAATTGTTTACAAATTCTGATCAAAaggataatatttttgtaaatcgtttAGGAGTAACTTCTCTAATCAgag AGGCAATGTCAGCGTGGGATTCACACGAAGAAGGTCGTTTAGTTTACCGGTATGGTGGAGAGCCTGTTGGAGCTTTCCGTCAACCACGTGTACGACCATTAACACCAAGTATTGCTCACGCCATGTTCTTAGACTTAACTCATGATAATCCTTCGCCAATTGATAAACGAAGTGTTTTCGATTTATTACCAAGTACAGCTTTAGTCAATATGGCAGCTTGTGCTAGTGGATCAAATCGTGGTTACGACGAATTAGTTCCTCATCAT aTTCATGTTGTGGATGAAACTCGTGAATATACGGAATGGGCAGATGTTGAAGGAATGGTTATGGGTTGTCCACGATATGTTGGTTTTAATTCAGGAATTATTGCAGCGAAAAAGGCATTAAACGATCTACATTATCGATTAGGAATAGATGGTTTCAATcag GTATTTGTAGATCAAATGGATGGAGATGTGGTAGCAGTAACTCGACATTGTCCCGAAACTCATCAATCAGTTGTATTAGTAGCATTTACTGCATTTTCACATCCACCAGAAAATGCAGCATACGAACAAAGAAATATTCGACCATTAAGAGTTGAAGGTGTTGTTGATGAAGTTATACTTGAAGCATCCTTAGCACATGCAAATGCTCGTTCGGGAGGATCCCGTTATTCGaacccaaaaaattataataaagataACATTTACATTAATGGCTTAAATGAATATGAAATCGAAATTCGTGAACATTTACAATTGCAGCAATCATCAATGATCGAAAAAGTGGAATCAAACGAAGCGAATATTACACAAATGcggtttaaaaatttcaaacctGGATTTATAGTTGCAATCAA ggtTTCGTTACAAAATAATGTACGACCAGCAATTTCAAAGTTACGCCAATACATTACAGAATTTAACGATCCAACATCGTACAGTGAATTAAGTAAAATTGTATCAAATCTATCGTTAGCAGATTTGAATCGTATCTTGTATCGTTGCGATCAAGAAGAGCGTGATGACGGCAAAGGTATTGGTGCGTACGATATTCCTGGACATGGTCCACTTGTTTACTGCGGTTTACAAG gtattATGTCTTTATTGGCAAATATTCGTCCAAATAATGATTTAGGACATCCTTTGTGTAACAATTTACGAGATGGTAATTGGCTTATTG aaTATATTGCAAATCGTTTAAGAAGTGAACAAAGTACTTCAGAATTAGCTCAATGGTTTGAAAATACAATGCGTAATCTTAAAGAAATTCCACGTTATTTAATACCTAGTTATTTTGATGTTATATTAACTGGTACTTACGTATTGCTTGTGCAACAATGCTATGTTTTAATGTCAGA ttttataaaGCAAGGATCATTCTTTGTTCGTGCATTGGCATTAGGATCTGTCCAATGTGCAGGAATTGTTAAATCAGCTAATTTACCAGCATTATCACCAAACTTATCACCGCCAGCTCCACCACGTCAAATCAATGATAAAGGAGAACCAGTTCAAATGTTTGTGACCTTATCTGCTG gttTACCACACTTTTCGGTTGGTTATATGAGAAATTGGGGTCGAGATACATTTATATCGTTACGtggcttatttattttaactggaCGTTATCAAGATGCTCGTTATCATATTTTAGCGTACGCACAATGTTTACGACATGGTTTAATTCCGAATCTTTTAGATAGTGGTAAAAATGCTAGATACAACTGTCGTGATGCCATCTGGTGGTGGCTTTATTGTATTCAATCATATATAAAAGAAGTTCCAAATggcattaatattttgaatgatcCTGTTTCTCGAATATTTCCACAAGATGAATCACCACCTTTTGAACCTGGTCAAGTT GATCAACCGTTATACGATGTAATTCAAGAAGCATTAACCGTACATTTCCAAGGGTTGTGTTTCCGGGAAAGAAATGCTGGAAGACAAATTGATGCTCATATGGCCGACAGAGgttttaataatcaaattggTGTTCATCCTGATACAG gttTTGTATTTGGTGGAAATGAATCAAATTGCGGTACTTGGATGGACAAAATGGGCTCATCTGATAAGGCAGGTATACGTGGTAAACCTGCAACACCTCGAGACGGTTCTGCTATAGAATTAGTTGGATTATCATATAATACACTTATCTGGCTTAGCGAAATGTCCAAAGCGGGTGAATTCCCATATGGAAGTGTCCAGCGAAAACATCGTGACG gaTCGCTGACCACATGGACGTACAAACAATGGGCAGAAAAAATAGCAGCTAATTTCGAACGCCACTTCTGGATAAATACGCAGCCGTCTAGCTCTGAGCCAAGACCAGATCTGGTGCATCGCCGTGGAATCTATAAGGATACACATGGCTCCTCACAACCATGGAGTGATTATCAATTTAGGTGCAATTTCCCAATTGCCATGGTTGTG gCTCCTGAAATGTTTAATCCACAACATGCATGGATTGCTTTAAAGAAAGCAGAGGAACTGCTTTTAGGACCTTTAGGAATGAAAACATTAGATCCAAAAGATTGGGCTTATAATGGAAACTATGATAATACAAATGATTCCGACGATCCCAAAGTAGCTCATGGTTTTAACTATCATCAAGGACCG GAATGGGTATGGCCTCTTGGTTGGTTCTTGAGAGCTAAATTATATTTCTCGCAAGAAAATggtgaattaataaaaacaataaatttcacaAGAGCAGTACTATCAAAACATCTCCAAGAACTTCAAACATCACCATGGAGAGGTTTGCCAGAATTAACAAATAAAGATGGCGCTTATTGTGCGGGTAGTTCACGAACTCAAGCATGGAGTAATGCGTGTATACTGGAGGTATTGTACGATTTACAACAACTGGAAGAAAAGGAACCTATTGTGCTAACATCAGCAGACTACTGA
- the LOC123304875 gene encoding LMBR1 domain-containing protein 2 homolog isoform X1, translating to MSVTLFVTEVICAFILSASILYRYGNWFRHHIIVTLAVLIAWYFSFLIIFVLPLDVSSTVFRQCTVENIHVNSTFVSIKDIEVTDIKNDSNQTSSSTENPLTPSSSSSVPPPIPQTCQEPWSYVPDNILKNLWRVVYWTSLFLTWLVMPMMQSYSKAGEFTVRGKLKSALIDNAIYYGSYLFICGVLLIYIALKPGIDLDGQKIIAIASSASNTWGLFLLVMLLGYALIDVPREYWRSAQPGYLLSRAYFKATKLNCDKCEAEETVDDILESLQAANLAIGPNHPLYNNMETVMQKIPTELRDRMARRQLPADINIDAPSEKQLIRLHKQVIKALHTLQRTEIQWGILVKKICDLEDISNNQTSHTRRFKHTFQNPKNAFSRIFYNPTIEWYWKCIIQRYIRLTLALITGLLSFAVVWSEVTFFNRKPVLSIFARYLAVSKDSYDYLTIELLSTIVIAYMCYCAYSTVLKIRVLNLYYLAPHHQTNEYSLIFSGMMLSRLTPPICLNFLGLIHMDSHVIKSQQLETLYTQVMGHMDVISIISDGFNVYFPIAILAFCLATYFRLGARILIVLGFHQFIGNDELTYDMVDEGRELIKREKRKRQRAEDSMNRRREFQERFQIGGRNRNIRNSTDTGVYDPHSMVYSDPVRPLNRDESMESARAGLLRDVDPVDYYVSNPSTNLDSLAGGEIDSRFGISTRDAINDRQGYQSAAEDMFEIIRGGRDRVGPPPRGIFDDV from the exons atgagtgtaacGCTTTTTGTCACTGAAGTGATATGTGCATTTATATTGAGTGCAAGTATTCTATATCGCTATGGAAATTGGTTTCGGCATCATATTATTGTTACTCTAGCAGTTCTAATAGCGTGGTATTTtagtttcttaattatttttgtgttgcCGCTCGATGTTAGTTCG aCGGTCTTTCGACAATGTACCGTTgaaaatattcatgtaaattCAACATTTGTATCGATCAAAGATATCGAAGTAAccgatattaaaaatgattcaaatcaAACATCATCGAGTACCGAAAATCCATTAACACCGTCATCATCGTCTTCGGTACCACCGCCGATTCCACAAACATGCCAGGAACCATGGAGCTACGTTCCAGATAATATATTGAAGAATTTATGGCGGGTTGTTTATTGGACATCGTTGTTTTTAACATGGCTTGTTATGCCAATGATGCAATCGTACAGTAAAGCTGGTGAATTTACGGTACGAGGTAAATTGAAATCGGCTCTTATCGATAATGCAATCTATTATGGTTCATATTTGTTTATCTGTGGTGtacttttaatatatattgCACTTAAACCAGGAATTGACTTGGATgg tcaaaaaattattgctaTCGCTTCATCAGCGAGCAACACATggggtttatttttattggtaatGTTATTAGGGTACGCTTTAATTGATGTACCACGAGAATATTGGCGTTCAGCCCAACCAGGTTACCTATTATCACGCGCCTATTTCAaagcaacaaaattaaattgtgaTAAATGTGAAGCTGAAGAGACCGTCGATGATATATTAGAATCATTGCAAGCAGCTAATTTAGCAATTGGTCCGAATCATCCGCTGTACAATAATATGGAAACCGTTATGCAAAAAATTCCAACGGAATTACGTGATCGTATGGCAAGACGACAACTTCCAGCGGATATTAATATCGATGCACCAAGTGAAAAACAATTGATACGATTACATAAACAAGTAATCAAAGCGTTACATACGCTTCAACGAACCGAAATTCAGTGGGGTATACTTGTGAAGAAAATTTGTGATTTAGAAGATATATCGAATAATCAGACATCGCATACAAGACGTTTTAAGCATACATTCCAGAATCCAAAGAATGCATTTTCACGGATCTTTTATAATCCAACGATTGAATGGTATTGGAAATGTATTATACAACGATATATTCGTTTGACATTGGCCTTGATTACGGGTTTATTATCGTTTGCTGTTGTCTGGTCGGAGGTGACATTCTTTAATCGGAAACCTGTTTTATCGATATTTGCAAGATATTTGGCTGTTTCGAAGGATAGTTATGATTATTTAACGATAGAG ctTCTCTCAACAATTGTTATTGCCTATATGTGTTATTGTGCATATTCAACGGTGTTAAAAATTCGTGTCCTTAATTTATACTATTTGGCACCACATCATCAAACAAATGAATACAGTTTAATATTCTCTGGTATGATGTTGTCACGTTTAACACCAccaatatgtttaaattttttgggcCTAATACATATGGATAGTCATGTGATTAAAAGTCAACAGCTTGAAACACTTTATACGCAG gTGATGGGTCATATGGATGTGATATCCATAATATCCGATGGTTTTAATGTGTATTTTCCAATTGCTATATTAGCATTTTGTTTAGCCACGTATTTTAGATTGGGTGCTCGAATACTTATAGTTTTAGGATTTCATCAATTTATTGGTAATGATGAATTAACGTATGATATGGTTGACGAGGGTAGAGAATTAATTAAAAGAG aaaagcgTAAAAGACAAAGAGCAGAAGATTCTATGAATCGACGTAGAGAATTCCAAGAACGTTTCCAAATTGGAGgcagaaatagaaatattagaaATAGTACAGACACag gagTTTATGATCCTCATTCAATGGTTTATTCTGATCCAGTTCGTCCATTAAATCGTGATGAGAGTATGGAATCAGCCCGTGCCGGTTTACTACGGGATGTGGATCCAGTTGATTATTACGTATCGAATCCATCAACAAATTTAGATAGTTTAGCAGGTGGTGAAATTGATTCCCGTTTTGGTATAAGCACACGGGATGCAATCAATGATCGACAAGGATATCAAAGTGCTGCTGAAGATATGTTTGAAATTATTCGAGGTGGTCGTGATAGAGTTGGTCCACCTCCGCGAGGGATATTCGATGATGTATAA
- the LOC123304893 gene encoding F-box only protein 2-like, translated as MAGNVPNPELMIEISKFKNAFYTNLIKNPCGENNFDNWINVDRFEDFTIQDCDIGSKTTIDSKETDNIKKCFATQILQSLGGDLSKYDSCKIQVIDLHREGITQDFLDKYQPRIYLSEWFGRFDETKFCNEYSLHVFLFDSNFERIQRCACNHFFFGRIDSSEKNSFKKFEYVIKDYGKDVRYVVFMDGMFNGQVTDANVQLLYPNDAHLDSVNDVDRQVVSYRPGLSDQPATCSGYPVDHMACFDSNSCNSTAYNFLEDFDENYKNYFHAAIKKYQQTYL; from the exons atggctGGAAACGTTCCCAATCCAGAATTAATGATAgaaatatctaaatttaaaaatgctttttatacgaatttaataaaaaatccgtGTGGtgagaataattttgataattggaTAAATGTGGACCGTTTTGAAGATTTTACAATTCAAGATTGTGATATCGGTAGCAAAACTACAATTGATAGTAAAGAAaccgataatataaaaaaatgttttgcaacACAAATACTTCAAAGTTTGGGGGGTGATCTTAGTAAATACGATAGTTGTAAAATACAAGTGATTGATTTACATCGGGAAGGTATAACGCAagattttttggataaatatcAACCGAGAATCTATTTAAGTGAATGGTTCGGACGATttgatgaaacaaaattttgtaatgaataTTCGTTGcatgtgtttttatttgattcgaATTTTGAACGTATCCAACGTTGCGcttgtaatcattttttttttggtcgtATTGATTCGTCCGAAAAGAATTCTTTTAAAAAG ttTGAATATGTAATCAAAGATTATGGTAAAGATGTTCGTTATGTAGTTTTTATGGATGGAATGTTTAATGGTCAAGTAACCGATGCAAATGTTCAACTATTGTATCCAAATGATGCACACTTAGATTCAGTGAATGATGTGGATCGTCAAGTTGTGTCATATAGACCAGGTTTATCAGATCAACCAGCAACATGTTCGGGTTATCCAGTTGATCATATGGCTTGCTTTGATTCGAATAGTTGCAATTCGACAGCATATAATTTTCTGGAAGATTTTGAtgagaattataaaaattattttcatgcggcaattaaaaaatatcaacagaCTTATTTGTAG
- the LOC123304902 gene encoding BBSome-interacting protein 1 — MSESTTQIKPVLPINSGQLFFEDSKELILCKPRLMPLKSLTLEKLEKMQQLVESEMKVNANLNVDTK, encoded by the coding sequence ATGTCTGAAAGTACAACGCAAATTAAACCTGTTTTACCAATAAATTCCGGTCAACTATTTTTTGAGGATTCTAAGgagttaattttatgtaaaccaCGATTAATGCCATTAAAAAGTTTAAcattagaaaaattagaaaaaatgcaACAATTAGTTGAAAGCGAAATGAAAGTGAATGCTAATTTAAATGTAGATACAAAATAA
- the LOC123304875 gene encoding LMBR1 domain-containing protein 2 homolog isoform X2, with the protein MSVTLFVTEVICAFILSASILYRYGNWFRHHIIVTLAVLIAWYFSFLIIFVLPLDVSSTVFRQCTVENIHVNSTFVSIKDIEVTDIKNDSNQTSSSTENPLTPSSSSSVPPPIPQTCQEPWSYVPDNILKNLWRVVYWTSLFLTWLVMPMMQSYSKAGEFTVRGKLKSALIDNAIYYGSYLFICGVLLIYIALKPGIDLDGQKIIAIASSASNTWGLFLLVMLLGYALIDVPREYWRSAQPGYLLSRAYFKATKLNCDKCEAEETVDDILESLQAANLAIGPNHPLYNNMETVMQKIPTELRDRMARRQLPADINIDAPSEKQLIRLHKQVIKALHTLQRTEIQWGILVKKICDLEDISNNQTSHTRRFKHTFQNPKNAFSRIFYNPTIEWYWKCIIQRYIRLTLALITGLLSFAVVWSEVTFFNRKPVLSIFARYLAVSKDSYDYLTIELLSTIVIAYMCYCAYSTVLKIRVLNLYYLAPHHQTNEYSLIFSGMMLSRLTPPICLNFLGLIHMDSHVIKSQQLETLYTQVMGHMDVISIISDGFNVYFPIAILAFCLATYFRLGARILIVLGFHQFIGNDELTYDMVDEGRELIKREKRKRQRAEDSMNRRREFQERFQIGGRNRNIRNSTDTVRPLNRDESMESARAGLLRDVDPVDYYVSNPSTNLDSLAGGEIDSRFGISTRDAINDRQGYQSAAEDMFEIIRGGRDRVGPPPRGIFDDV; encoded by the exons atgagtgtaacGCTTTTTGTCACTGAAGTGATATGTGCATTTATATTGAGTGCAAGTATTCTATATCGCTATGGAAATTGGTTTCGGCATCATATTATTGTTACTCTAGCAGTTCTAATAGCGTGGTATTTtagtttcttaattatttttgtgttgcCGCTCGATGTTAGTTCG aCGGTCTTTCGACAATGTACCGTTgaaaatattcatgtaaattCAACATTTGTATCGATCAAAGATATCGAAGTAAccgatattaaaaatgattcaaatcaAACATCATCGAGTACCGAAAATCCATTAACACCGTCATCATCGTCTTCGGTACCACCGCCGATTCCACAAACATGCCAGGAACCATGGAGCTACGTTCCAGATAATATATTGAAGAATTTATGGCGGGTTGTTTATTGGACATCGTTGTTTTTAACATGGCTTGTTATGCCAATGATGCAATCGTACAGTAAAGCTGGTGAATTTACGGTACGAGGTAAATTGAAATCGGCTCTTATCGATAATGCAATCTATTATGGTTCATATTTGTTTATCTGTGGTGtacttttaatatatattgCACTTAAACCAGGAATTGACTTGGATgg tcaaaaaattattgctaTCGCTTCATCAGCGAGCAACACATggggtttatttttattggtaatGTTATTAGGGTACGCTTTAATTGATGTACCACGAGAATATTGGCGTTCAGCCCAACCAGGTTACCTATTATCACGCGCCTATTTCAaagcaacaaaattaaattgtgaTAAATGTGAAGCTGAAGAGACCGTCGATGATATATTAGAATCATTGCAAGCAGCTAATTTAGCAATTGGTCCGAATCATCCGCTGTACAATAATATGGAAACCGTTATGCAAAAAATTCCAACGGAATTACGTGATCGTATGGCAAGACGACAACTTCCAGCGGATATTAATATCGATGCACCAAGTGAAAAACAATTGATACGATTACATAAACAAGTAATCAAAGCGTTACATACGCTTCAACGAACCGAAATTCAGTGGGGTATACTTGTGAAGAAAATTTGTGATTTAGAAGATATATCGAATAATCAGACATCGCATACAAGACGTTTTAAGCATACATTCCAGAATCCAAAGAATGCATTTTCACGGATCTTTTATAATCCAACGATTGAATGGTATTGGAAATGTATTATACAACGATATATTCGTTTGACATTGGCCTTGATTACGGGTTTATTATCGTTTGCTGTTGTCTGGTCGGAGGTGACATTCTTTAATCGGAAACCTGTTTTATCGATATTTGCAAGATATTTGGCTGTTTCGAAGGATAGTTATGATTATTTAACGATAGAG ctTCTCTCAACAATTGTTATTGCCTATATGTGTTATTGTGCATATTCAACGGTGTTAAAAATTCGTGTCCTTAATTTATACTATTTGGCACCACATCATCAAACAAATGAATACAGTTTAATATTCTCTGGTATGATGTTGTCACGTTTAACACCAccaatatgtttaaattttttgggcCTAATACATATGGATAGTCATGTGATTAAAAGTCAACAGCTTGAAACACTTTATACGCAG gTGATGGGTCATATGGATGTGATATCCATAATATCCGATGGTTTTAATGTGTATTTTCCAATTGCTATATTAGCATTTTGTTTAGCCACGTATTTTAGATTGGGTGCTCGAATACTTATAGTTTTAGGATTTCATCAATTTATTGGTAATGATGAATTAACGTATGATATGGTTGACGAGGGTAGAGAATTAATTAAAAGAG aaaagcgTAAAAGACAAAGAGCAGAAGATTCTATGAATCGACGTAGAGAATTCCAAGAACGTTTCCAAATTGGAGgcagaaatagaaatattagaaATAGTACAGACACag TTCGTCCATTAAATCGTGATGAGAGTATGGAATCAGCCCGTGCCGGTTTACTACGGGATGTGGATCCAGTTGATTATTACGTATCGAATCCATCAACAAATTTAGATAGTTTAGCAGGTGGTGAAATTGATTCCCGTTTTGGTATAAGCACACGGGATGCAATCAATGATCGACAAGGATATCAAAGTGCTGCTGAAGATATGTTTGAAATTATTCGAGGTGGTCGTGATAGAGTTGGTCCACCTCCGCGAGGGATATTCGATGATGTATAA